The following are encoded in a window of Amphibacillus xylanus NBRC 15112 genomic DNA:
- a CDS encoding MBL fold metallo-hydrolase, translating to MKKFFISLMTILFILTGCGSSLSTDYQQAEPVNQSEKTIIETEDDDQIEVEEDEELEDSEVESKDESKEESKEEETTTPKQVSGNLKVHFINVGQADATLFQTGDVNILFDAGNWNRRDVVEYLLSVGVEKIDLLIGSHPDADHIGQMPLILDQFQVDEVWMSGVESTSKTFENTLDKIIEHGVSYHEPRAGESYQLGNLFLDVIAPKQLTNDSNEDSISVYFAFGKTGIVMTGDAGVRAESAMLDVRGNLSADILHAGHHGSSTSTSESFLKAVDPKYVIISAGANNSYGHPHVEVVDRLVKSGAEIYATYQHGTIIFSSDGNSVKLESTIDQAFIPPKATVSKNESSSSNNSSSTSSSSTKEKQPTKQKEEKSKQEKPKQQDEKPKQEKPKQQEVKKEVPAGCIDINTASEQELMEIIHIGEVRVKDLIELRPYNSVNDLKRIKGIGDARLKDIINEQKACVR from the coding sequence ATGAAGAAATTTTTTATTAGTTTAATGACGATACTATTTATTCTTACCGGTTGTGGCTCGAGCTTAAGTACAGACTATCAACAAGCTGAACCAGTTAACCAATCTGAAAAAACGATTATTGAAACTGAAGATGATGATCAAATAGAAGTGGAAGAGGATGAAGAACTTGAAGATTCAGAAGTAGAATCGAAAGATGAATCAAAAGAAGAATCAAAAGAAGAGGAGACAACGACTCCAAAACAAGTCTCAGGTAACTTAAAAGTTCACTTTATCAATGTCGGACAAGCCGATGCGACGCTATTTCAAACTGGTGATGTTAATATACTTTTTGATGCAGGGAATTGGAACCGTCGAGATGTAGTAGAATATTTGTTATCTGTCGGTGTTGAAAAAATTGATTTACTAATCGGTTCACATCCAGATGCAGATCATATTGGGCAAATGCCATTAATCTTAGATCAGTTTCAAGTTGATGAAGTTTGGATGTCTGGTGTTGAATCGACATCGAAAACCTTTGAAAATACGTTAGATAAAATTATTGAACATGGTGTTAGCTATCATGAACCACGAGCTGGTGAAAGCTATCAACTTGGTAATCTATTTTTAGATGTGATTGCACCAAAGCAATTAACGAATGACTCGAATGAAGATTCAATTTCAGTTTATTTTGCATTTGGTAAGACAGGGATTGTAATGACGGGGGATGCAGGTGTTAGAGCAGAAAGTGCGATGTTGGATGTACGTGGTAATTTATCTGCTGATATTTTACATGCTGGTCACCATGGATCAAGCACATCTACAAGTGAATCATTTTTAAAGGCAGTTGATCCGAAATATGTGATTATATCAGCCGGTGCCAATAATAGTTATGGTCATCCACACGTTGAAGTTGTAGACCGACTCGTTAAATCGGGAGCGGAAATTTATGCGACGTATCAGCATGGAACAATTATTTTTAGTTCTGATGGAAATTCAGTTAAGCTTGAGTCTACAATTGATCAAGCATTTATTCCACCGAAGGCTACTGTAAGTAAAAATGAATCAAGTAGCTCCAATAATTCAAGTAGTACAAGTTCATCTAGTACTAAAGAAAAGCAACCAACAAAACAAAAAGAAGAAAAGTCAAAGCAAGAGAAACCAAAACAACAAGATGAGAAACCGAAGCAAGAAAAACCAAAACAACAAGAAGTTAAAAAAGAGGTTCCAGCAGGTTGTATTGATATCAATACAGCAAGCGAACAAGAATTGATGGAGATTATTCATATTGGTGAGGTTAGAGTAAAAGATTTAATTGAGTTGAGACCTTATAATTCTGTTAATGATCTGAAGCGGATTAAGGGCATTGGTGATGCTCGTCTAAAAGATATTATTAATGAACAAAAAGCATGTGTGAGGTGA